A single window of Agromyces aureus DNA harbors:
- a CDS encoding YhgE/Pip domain-containing protein, which translates to MKVPQMIAAEFRRLFSTRMSVIALIALVAVPVLYGGLYLWANQDPYAKLNEVPVALVVADEGTPATDDAPARNVGDEVADELIDGNAFEWHRVSAEEAEAGLTDSSYDFVITLPADFSDALASIQTDEPRQAEIILETSDANSYLAGTIGEQAVKTIRTTVAEQVGREAASLLLDSISTIRGKLVEAADGAQQLVDGTATAIDGSSKLGAGASALADGNAALATGTQQLAEGSATLADGAQQVADGNAQLATSADRVGSVVGQAAASVPQARAEIQARLAAAGVDQATIDDVLARLDPVADDIAAGNDRVQEVVGQIDQLAAGSAQVASGSATLAAGAQTAADGASAAASGAATLRDGIGTLGDGLGTLEAGTQTLHTGLADGAAQIPDSDQATRDAQAKTIADPVSLETDALTEAGNYGAGLAPFFAALAGWIGIYALFLIVKPISRRAITALHSPIRVTLAGWLTPGILGAVQMIGLFTVLAVTLGFPMTHPLGTLGVMVLASATYAAIILALNVWLGSVGQFLGLVLMVLQLVTAGGTFPWQTLPAPLAALHHVLPMGYVVDMMRQFMYGGDLGRAASDAVVLLIWMVGALVLAAIGVTRMTHFRTLRDLQPSLIG; encoded by the coding sequence ATGAAGGTTCCGCAGATGATCGCCGCCGAGTTCCGGCGCCTGTTCTCGACGCGCATGTCGGTGATCGCGCTGATCGCGCTCGTCGCCGTGCCCGTGCTCTACGGCGGGCTCTACCTCTGGGCCAACCAAGACCCGTACGCGAAGCTCAACGAGGTGCCGGTGGCCCTCGTCGTCGCCGACGAGGGCACGCCCGCCACCGACGACGCCCCCGCCCGCAACGTCGGCGACGAGGTCGCCGACGAGCTCATCGACGGGAACGCCTTCGAATGGCATCGCGTGTCGGCCGAGGAGGCCGAAGCCGGCCTCACCGACTCGAGTTACGACTTCGTCATCACGCTGCCCGCCGACTTCAGCGACGCGCTCGCGTCGATCCAGACCGACGAACCGCGGCAGGCCGAGATCATCCTCGAGACGAGCGACGCCAACAGCTACCTCGCCGGCACCATCGGCGAGCAGGCCGTGAAGACCATCCGCACGACCGTCGCCGAACAGGTTGGGCGCGAGGCGGCGTCGCTGCTGCTCGACTCGATCTCGACGATCCGCGGCAAGCTCGTCGAGGCGGCCGACGGTGCGCAGCAACTCGTCGACGGCACCGCGACGGCGATCGACGGCTCCTCGAAGCTCGGTGCCGGCGCGTCCGCGCTGGCCGACGGCAATGCCGCCCTCGCGACCGGAACGCAGCAGCTCGCCGAGGGCAGCGCCACGCTCGCCGACGGTGCGCAGCAGGTCGCCGACGGCAACGCGCAGCTCGCGACCTCCGCCGATCGCGTCGGGTCCGTCGTGGGTCAGGCTGCCGCGTCGGTGCCGCAGGCGCGCGCCGAGATCCAGGCCCGACTCGCCGCCGCGGGCGTCGACCAGGCCACGATCGACGACGTGCTCGCCCGCCTCGATCCCGTCGCCGACGACATCGCGGCCGGCAACGATCGCGTGCAGGAGGTCGTCGGCCAGATCGATCAGCTCGCCGCGGGCAGCGCCCAGGTGGCGAGCGGGTCGGCGACGCTGGCCGCCGGAGCGCAGACGGCCGCTGACGGGGCGTCGGCCGCGGCATCCGGAGCGGCGACGCTGCGCGACGGCATCGGCACCCTCGGCGACGGACTCGGCACGCTCGAGGCCGGCACGCAGACCCTGCACACCGGCCTCGCCGACGGCGCCGCGCAGATCCCCGACTCCGACCAGGCCACGCGCGACGCGCAGGCGAAGACCATCGCCGACCCCGTCTCGCTCGAGACCGACGCCCTGACCGAGGCCGGCAACTACGGCGCGGGCCTCGCGCCGTTCTTCGCCGCGCTCGCGGGTTGGATCGGCATCTACGCGCTCTTCCTCATCGTGAAGCCGATCTCGCGGCGCGCGATCACGGCCCTGCACTCGCCGATCCGGGTGACCCTCGCCGGCTGGCTGACCCCCGGCATCCTGGGCGCCGTGCAGATGATCGGCCTGTTCACGGTGCTCGCGGTGACGCTCGGGTTCCCGATGACGCATCCGCTCGGCACGCTCGGGGTCATGGTGCTCGCGTCGGCGACGTATGCGGCGATCATCCTCGCGCTGAACGTGTGGCTCGGCTCGGTCGGGCAGTTCCTCGGGCTCGTGCTCATGGTGCTGCAACTCGTGACCGCGGGCGGCACGTTCCCCTGGCAGACCCTGCCCGCACCGCTCGCCGCGCTGCACCACGTGCTGCCCATGGGCTACGTCGTCGACATGATGCGCCAGTTCATGTACGGCGGCGACCTCGGGCGGGCCGCGTCCGACGCGGTCGTGCTGCTCATCTGGATGGTCGGCGCCCTCGTGCTCGCCGCCATCGGCGTGACTCGCATGACGCACTTCCGCACGCTGCGCGACCTGCAGCCCAGCCTCATCGGCTGA